From a single Candidatus Sulfotelmatobacter sp. genomic region:
- the metG gene encoding methionine--tRNA ligase, which yields MTRNFYITTPIYYVNARPHIGHAYTTIACDTIARRQRLLGADVFFLTGTDEHGQKIERAAEAAGKTPQQYADEISAQFRHLWKRMGISNDDFIRTTEERHKKRVQELFRQLRDRGFIYKGTYTGQYCVSDELYVDGAQPGDLCPTCGRITETVHEENYFFKLSAFQDKLLELYANPKFIRPETRRNEVISFVRSGLRDLSISRSTFSWGIPVPDDPKHVIYVWLDALANYITAIGYGSTHAGAQEAFRKYWPADVQMIGKEIVRFHCVYWPAFLMAAGLAVPKAIVAHGWLLFEESKMSKSRGNIVRTETILDVLGADALRYFLLREVVFGQDGSFSFDALVQRYNSDLANGLGNLASRTLTMINRYFRGEVPYPSATASKTAGDAAIAETARNTIREFGTLFDQFQFSRALETAWGLVAAVDKYIVENEPWSLGEKQDDGSRARLATVLYTSAEALRIVTALAYPVIPEATAKIWTQMGLGDIKTIALSELAWGQLPLGTKLGEVHPVFPRADKSAVERMQQMEDSQRGTGADEVKRAGEPAVAEPVGAAPADPVAAVPIAASVANDGKITIDDFAKIELRVGVVKVAERVPKADKLLRLEIDIGTEVRQVLAGIAEAYAPETLVGRKVVIVANLAPRKLRGLESNGMIVAASLEGGKPVLASFLEDVPVGARLK from the coding sequence ATGACGCGAAACTTTTATATTACTACGCCGATTTATTACGTGAATGCGCGGCCGCATATTGGACACGCTTATACGACGATTGCCTGCGACACAATTGCGCGGCGGCAACGGCTGCTGGGCGCGGATGTCTTTTTTCTTACCGGCACCGACGAACACGGGCAGAAGATTGAGCGGGCGGCGGAGGCGGCGGGCAAGACTCCGCAGCAGTATGCGGATGAGATTTCGGCGCAGTTTCGCCACTTGTGGAAGCGGATGGGAATTTCGAACGACGACTTCATCCGCACTACCGAAGAGCGACATAAGAAGCGGGTGCAGGAATTGTTCCGGCAACTGCGCGACCGCGGGTTCATCTACAAGGGAACCTACACGGGGCAATATTGTGTTTCCGACGAGCTGTATGTGGACGGCGCACAGCCGGGCGATCTATGCCCGACCTGTGGACGAATTACCGAAACCGTGCACGAGGAAAACTATTTCTTTAAGCTATCGGCATTTCAGGACAAGCTGCTGGAGTTGTATGCGAATCCGAAGTTTATTCGTCCGGAGACGCGGCGCAACGAAGTGATTTCCTTTGTGCGGTCGGGGCTGCGCGACCTGTCGATCAGCCGGTCGACATTTTCCTGGGGCATTCCGGTGCCGGACGATCCCAAGCACGTGATTTATGTGTGGCTGGACGCTCTGGCGAATTACATCACGGCGATCGGCTACGGGTCGACGCATGCCGGGGCGCAGGAGGCATTCCGGAAATATTGGCCGGCCGATGTGCAGATGATTGGAAAAGAGATTGTCCGATTTCACTGCGTATATTGGCCGGCGTTTTTGATGGCGGCCGGACTGGCGGTGCCGAAGGCGATCGTGGCCCACGGCTGGCTGCTGTTTGAAGAGAGCAAGATGTCGAAGTCGCGCGGCAATATCGTGCGCACCGAGACCATTCTCGATGTGCTGGGCGCGGATGCCCTGCGCTACTTCCTGCTGCGGGAAGTTGTGTTTGGGCAGGATGGATCGTTCTCGTTCGACGCGCTGGTGCAACGCTACAATTCGGATCTCGCCAATGGACTGGGAAATCTGGCCAGCCGCACATTAACCATGATTAACCGATATTTTAGGGGTGAGGTGCCGTATCCCTCGGCGACGGCGTCGAAGACCGCGGGAGACGCGGCGATTGCGGAGACCGCACGGAATACGATCCGCGAATTTGGGACGCTGTTCGATCAGTTTCAGTTTTCGCGGGCGCTGGAAACGGCATGGGGACTGGTGGCGGCGGTCGACAAATATATTGTCGAAAACGAACCTTGGTCGCTGGGCGAGAAACAGGATGACGGGAGCCGGGCGCGGCTGGCGACGGTGCTGTATACGTCGGCGGAGGCGCTGCGGATTGTCACGGCGCTTGCGTACCCCGTAATTCCGGAGGCGACGGCGAAAATCTGGACGCAGATGGGACTCGGCGATATCAAGACAATAGCTTTGAGCGAATTGGCCTGGGGGCAGTTGCCGCTGGGGACGAAGCTGGGCGAGGTGCACCCGGTGTTTCCACGGGCGGACAAGAGCGCTGTCGAAAGGATGCAGCAGATGGAAGATTCGCAACGAGGGACCGGTGCGGACGAAGTCAAGCGAGCGGGAGAACCGGCAGTTGCTGAACCGGTGGGGGCCGCGCCTGCGGATCCGGTGGCGGCGGTTCCTATCGCGGCTTCTGTCGCAAACGACGGGAAGATTACGATCGACGACTTCGCGAAGATTGAGTTGCGCGTGGGCGTGGTGAAAGTTGCGGAGCGTGTGCCCAAGGCGGACAAGCTGTTGCGACTGGAGATTGACATTGGGACTGAGGTGCGGCAGGTCCTGGCGGGGATCGCGGAGGCTTATGCGCCGGAGACTTTGGTTGGGCGCAAGGTGGTGATCGTGGCGAATCTGGCTCCGCGAAAGCTGCGCGGGTTGGAGTCGAATGGGATGATCGTCGCCGCGTCGCTGGAAGGCGGAAAGCCGGTGCTGGCAAGCTTTCTGGAGGATGTGCCGGTGGGGGCGAGGCTGAAATGA